GCGCTGGAGCAGCAATGAGCGGCCCAAGGGTGGCGCGGGCCGGCCTCCTCCTCGGGGGCCCCGTCGTCCGCGTTGATACATGACGCGGTGGATTGGGCGGGAATCGAGGGGATTGATATAACCGGCGCCGACTCCTACACCGTTTCCCTCACCGGAGACCGATGCGAACCGGCGCGCGCCCCCTCATTCTCGCACTAGCCCTGCTTCTTGGCTGCAACGGCAGCAGGGATCAGCTCCTCGCCGACCTCCAGAGTCCTCGTCCGGAGGTCCGCGCTCTCGCTGTGAAGAAGCTGGCGGGGCAGGGCAATCCGGACGACCTCGTCCTGTTCACCCGCGCGGCCAAGGACTTCGCCGCCATTGTCCGGGCCGAGGCCGCTGTCGCGCTGGGCGAAAGTCAGGACGCCCGCGTGGTGGACCTGCTGGGCGAGCTGCTCGAGGACCAGGACGAAGAGGTCCAGGGCCGCGCCGCCATGGCGCTGTCCAAGGTGAACAACGAAAAGGCGAAGGCGTACCTCACGCTCCAGTACGGGCGGCGAGGTCGCGCCACGCGTCAGATCATCGTCCAGGCGCTCAAGAACGCCAACGTCCCCGGCGCCATGACCGAGGTCGTGTCCGCCGAGGCGCGCACCCAGTGGGATCGCAATCAGCTCGCGCTCACCGAAGGCGCGCTGCCCGAGCGCGTGGGCGCCGCCGAGGAGCTGGGCAAGAGCGGCCGTCCCGATGCCGTCAACCGGCTGCTGCCCATGGTGCGAGACAGCCAGGTCATCCTGGCCGCCGCCGCGGTGCGCGGGCTGGGGGACGCGGGTGACAAGCGCGCGGTGGGTCCCATCGCGCTGCTGCTCGAAGAGAACTTCCCCGAACTGCGTGAGTCCGCCATCCACGCGCTGATGAAGCTGCAGGACCCGGTGGCGACGCAGCGACTCCAACTGGTGGCGGTGGAGAAGAGCGCCGTCAGCCCGTTGGCCATCGACGCCATCGTGGCCTTCGCCCGGACGCCGCAGACGGATGCTTCGCTGTGCGCCATCGTCCTCGAGGGCGCGCCCGCCGAGGCGCTCGTCGCTGGCCGGAGCATGCGCACGCGCGGCGGTTGCCCGGTGGACCCGATTGGAGAGCGGCTGGCCCGTCCGGCCACGGCCGCCAGTGGCCTCCAGGCCATCACGGGGCTGGGGCCCACGGCGCAGCCGTTGCTCGCCAAGGTCGTTCCGTGGCTCAGCCACCCCGACACCGCGCTGCGGCTGCTCGCCGTGGAGGCCGTGGCGGAGATCGGCGACGCCTCGGTCGTCCCCGTCGTGCAGAAGCTCTACGAGCAGGAGACCAAGGGCCTCGAGGCGCTGCGCGCCGACTGGGTGACGGAGGCACTGCCCCAGAAGTTCGGCGTGGGCTTCGACCCTTCGACGACGCCGCCTTCCGCCGCGGTGGCCGAGCTGAAGGATGAGCGGCCCGCCCGTCACGCGGACCTGCTGGGACGCGTGAAGGAGCTCAACGCGGCCCGCGCGCGTGAGACGGGCAGGGACGTGGTGCGGCACCGCGTCCCCACGGAGCTGTATGACGACGTGGCGCCGGAGCGGCTGGTGCCGCTCGCGACGCTGCTGAGGGCGCTCGGTGCGCTGAAGGCGCCCGGAGCCCTGGAGTTGCTCACGGGCTACACGCAGGACCCCAGCTCCGTGCTTCGCGTGGCGGCCCTGGTGGGCCTGACGAAGCTGGGCCCCGACGGCGTGAAGGTGGCCAAGGCCGGCCTCATCGAGCCCGACCGTGACTTGCAGAAGGCCCTGGCCCAGGCGCTGGCGGAAGCCGGCGAGCCGGGGCAGGCCGCGCTCCTCGAGTTGTTCCCGAAGATGGGCAACGAGAAGCTGCTCGCGCTGGACGCGCTCACCCGGGCTGGCGGCGTGGTGGCGGCCTCGGCTTCGGAGTCCCTCCAGGCGGTGGTTCGCGAGGGCGGTCCCGAGGCGGCGCTCGCGGCGGCGCTGCTCGGCCGCATGCAGGCGAAGGATGCCGTGCCCACGCTCGTGAAGGCCCTGGACGAGAACAACAGCGTGGCCCGCCGGGACGTGTTGCTGGCGCTCGGGACCATTGGCGACGCCCAGGCGGCGGACGCGGTGGCCAAGGACCTGTTCCACGACCTGCCGGAGATTCGCGCGGCGGCCGCGTCGTCGCTTCGGAAGCTGGGGGCCTCGGCGTACGCCGACCAGTTGGAAGCCCTCAAGGCGGACTACTTCCGCACGGTGCGTGAGGCGGCGGGAGCCCCCGCGCCGGCACCGGCGAGCACGGCCGCGGAGGGTGCTCCCTGATGGAGCTGCGCATCCTCAAGGACAAGGCGTCCGAGGCATTCTCCAAGGGACGCTTTTCCAAGGCCGCGGAGCTTTACGAGGACTACTGCCGGGCGGAACCGAAGGACCACCAGTCGCGTCTCCGCACCGGGGACGCGTGGGTGAAGGCAGGGCAGAAGGGCCGCGCGATCTCGGCCTACCAGTCCGCGGCCGAGGGCTTCGCGCGCGAGGGCTTCCTTCCCCGGGCCATCGCCGCGAGCAAGCTCATCCTCGAGCTCGATCCAGCGCATCGCGGCGTGCAGCAGATGCTCGCGGACCTGTACGCGCGCCGAGGCACGCCCGTGGGCCCTCGGGCTCGCGGGCCCCTGAGCAATGGCTCCTCCGTGTCGAGCCCGCCGCCCGCGTCGCCGCCGCCGAACATGCCCGCCGTGGCGGACGCGAATCCCGTGGCGGACGCCATGCCCGCGTCCCCCGTGGCGGACGCAAAGCCCGTGGCGGACGCCATGCCCGCGTCCCCCGTGGCAGACGCGAAGCCCGTGGCGGACGCCATGCCCTCATCGCCCGTGGCGGACGCGAATCCCGCGTTTCTGGACGGGGAGGGCGCTGGTCTCGACCTGTCGGCGGAGCTGCCTCCGGAGCTCGCAATCTCCCTGGGCGCGGAAGACTCCAGCCAGGGCCGCGAGGAGGTCGTCCACTCGGTCCACATGGGCCTGCCTCACGAAGCAGGGGCGTCCGAGCACGAGTTCACGTTGGACATCGAGTCGGCCGCGGAGGCGGCGCCGGTGGTGCAGGGCCAGTTGCTCCCGGCCGCGGTCTCGGAGGACGCCCGCGTCACGGCCCCCGAGCCAGTGCCCACGCGCATGGCTGTTCGCGAACCCGCGAGCCCTCCGGTCGCGGCCCGAATCCCCGCGGTGCAACCCGGCGGTGCACGGCCGGCGACCAGCGCACTGCCACCGGGCCTCGCGCCCCGGTCGTCGCAGAAGGTGCCCTCCGTGGGGACAGGCCGCTCCGTGTCCAACAGCGGCAGGTGGCAGGCCTTGTCCTCGCCCATTGGCGATCAGTCACCCGCGAGCCCCGCCCCCGTGCCGGCACCGTTGCCGCCCCCTGCCGAAGCTCAAGACGCGGCGGGCGCCCGGGTGCTTCCGGGCCATGACCTGACGTCAGCGCTCGGTGCCTCGCTCCGGACGCCGCAGAGCCGCTCCGCGTTCACTGAGTTGGAGCTCGAAGCCGACTCCCTGCTGCACGCGGTGGAGCTGGCCGCGCAAGCAGGCCTGGGCTTCGAGGACGCCGAGGAAGAGGTCTTCAGCCTGACGGAAGAGGTCCCTCCGGGCTCCGCCGCGTTGGAGACGCTCCCCACGATTCCGCTCTTCTCGGACCTGCCCCGCGACGCGTTCATCGAGCTGTTCGAACGATGCCCGCTGCGGCGCTTCGGCCCCGGCGAGCGCATCATCGAGCAGGGCAGCCACGGCGATGCGTTCTACGTCATCTGTGAAGGCGCGGTCCGCGTCTTCCGGACGGACGAAGGCCAGCGCCAGGACCTCGCGACGCTGGAGGGCGGCACCTTTTTCGGTGAGATGGCGTTGCTCTCCGGCGCGGCGCGAACGGCGTCCGTCGAGTCCGCCTCCGAGGACACGCAGCTCCTGGAGATCTCCGCCAGCGTGCTGGCCGAGCTGTCCCGGAGCCATCCGCAGGTGGCCCGAGCGCTCAAGAAGTTCTGCCGCCAGCGCATGCTCACCAACGTGCTGAACACGTCGGAGCTGTTCAAGCTCTTCGGCCGCAAGGACCGGCGCGAGCTGGTGGAGCGCTTCCGTTCCCGGGACGTCGAGCGCGACGCCGTCATCATTCGCGACGGCGACGTCACGGACGGGCTCTACGTGGTGCTGTCCGGCGAGGTCGAGGTGCGCAAGGACGGCCACCTGCTGACGATGCTCAAGGAGGGGGACGTCTTCGGAGAGATTTCCCTGCTCCAGAAGACGCCGGCCACGGCGACCGTGACGGCGACGCGTCACACCACGCTGCTGCGGTTGCCCCGCGCGGACTTCGACACGCTGATGTCGAGCCACCCGCAGATCCTGGCCATGATTTCAGACCTGAGCGACGAGCGGCTCCGGCGCACCCAGCGCGTCCTCACCGAAGCGGGCGTCGAAGAGGACATCATCCTCGTCTGAGGTCAGCGCACCTTGGCGAGGTAGTCATCCCGGGTGACGAGGCCCCGGGTCTCCAGCAGCTCCAGCATGGCCCGAAGGGAACGGGCCTGCTGGGCCACCATCCGCTCCAGCCCGGCCACCTGCTGCGTCAGCGCCTCCACTCGCTGGGACAGCTCGTTCTCACGGGCGGCCTGGGCCATGGGCGAAGCCGAGGCGGGGCGCAGGGGCACGGGCGTTGACGCGGACTCGGCGGGTGGCGCCAGCTCGAACGTGGGCTCGTCCATGCCGAAGGCCAGCGGCGTCGCCGTCGCGGAGGTGACCTCTCCGTGGTAGTGGCGGCGGATGGCGCGCTCGATGGACGACGCGCTCGCGACGACCACCTGGAGCCGCTGGCCGCTGTGGAACGCCAGCTCCTGGAAGGACTCCACGTTGGTGGGGTCGGCGGTGGCGACCGTGAGCGACTTGGTGGCCGGGTCCGCGGCGGTGGGGAAGACGGTGTAGCGCTCGGCGATGTCCGCCCGGAGCGCCTGGAGGGCCACCGCGGACGGAGTGTGGTTCTCCAGGTCCACCGTGGGAATGGAGAGCTGCCGCGACAGGGCGTGCACCATGGAGCTTTCGTCCACGAAGCCCATCTGCACCAGCGTGAGGCCCAGCTTGCCGCCCCACTTGCGTTGCTCGGCGAGGGCGGAGCGGAGCTCGGTCTCCGACAGGAGGCCAGCGTCCATGAGAATCTCACCCAGCCGGCGCTTGCGGCCAGGGAGTGAGGCAGAGGGTGCGACGGGCGGCTGTTTCACGGCCGCGCAGCATAGCAGCCTGTCACGCGGTGTCCGAGGCCAGGCAGGCGGGGTGGGGCCGAGGAGGAGCGTGAGCGCCGGGAATGGGGTAGAACCCCTGTCACATGACGCGACGGATTCTGCCGTTTCTCGCACTGGTGCTTGTATCGGGCTGTGCGTCGCAGCGCCTGGCTGGCGCGGACCTGGACCGCGTCCGGCGTCCGGCCTTCATCTCTCGCATCGAGGACGGGGCGGGCCCCAAGAGCCTCGTGTTCCGGGAGGACTCGGCGTACCGGAACAAACTCAAGAAGCTGGAGCCCGTGGAGGCCGACCGCCGGCTGACGGTGAAGCTGCTCCAGGCCGTGACGCGCTTCGAGGTCTCCGAGCGCCTGCGGGTGACGACCCTGTCGCAACTGCCGCGCGAGTTCCCGTGGACGCACGTGGTGGACCCGGCGCGGGTGGCGTCGGTGCTGGAGAGCTTCCTCGTGGAGGAGGTCCCCGCCAACGCGCCCGACTACGACCTGGTGGCCTCGCTGGGCGCGGACACCATCGTCGAGTTCGTCATCGTGGACTACGGCATGCGCAGCGATGACGGCCGCGCGGGCGCGTACCTGCGGGGCTATGGCCGCATGTTCACCTTGGACGGGCGCACGGAGGTGTGGCGCCGGCCCTTCGCCCTGGACCAGGTGGAACAGGGCAAGGCGCATCTGGATCCATTCAAGGTGGGGAAGGACCCGTCGCTCTTCCGCGCGGCGATGACCTCCCTGCTGGACGAGGTGGCGCGCACGTTCGTGCAGGACCTGACGCCCAGGGATCGCGGCGGGGCGCCGCCCGTGGCCCGAGGCGGCTCGGTGGGTTCGGACGTCGTTCCCGGCAAGGCGGGGGCCCCCGCGCCCGTCATGACGCCGGTGCCCGAGGACGGCCTGGCGCCGGGCGAGCTGCCCGACCCGGACCCCTGAGCGCGGGGCTTCTCAGAACAGCGCGTGCTCCACGAGCAGCACGGTCAGCCCCACCACGAAGCTGACCAGCGTCACGGGGACTCCCACGCGGAGGAATCTGACGAAGCCCATGTCGACCTTGCCGCGCGCGGCCTCGAAGACGATGAGGTTGGCCACGCTGCCCACCAGGGTGAGGTTGCCCGCCAGCGTGGAGCCGAGCGCGAGCACGTGCCACCCCAACTCCGCGTCATGCAGCGTGGGCACCCAGGTCCGCGCCAGCATGACGAAGGGCACGTTGCTGAAGAGGTTGGACGCCACCAGCGTCAGCCCGGCGAAGCCCAACATCTCGGACAAGGGCGGGCCCGCCATGAGGGGGGCGAACAGCACCCGGATGTCCTCCGCGTAGCCGTGCTTGTTCACGCCGTAGACGACCACGAACAGGCTGGCGAAGAAGAGCAGCAGCACCCAGTCCACGCGCTCCAGCGCCTCGCGAGGCTCCCGCCGGGCCAGGGCCATCACCAACGCCGCGCCCGCCAGCGCGCTCCAGCTCATGGGCATGCCGGAGAAGAAGGCCACCACCACGCCGGCCAGCACCCCCAGCGTGAGAATCAGGAGGCTCAGGTCCACCGGCGGTGGTGGTGGATTGGGCGCGAAGCGATGGTCTGGCAGCTCATTCCGGAAGAGGTAGAGCAACCCCGCGGCAACGACGATTGTCGAGAGCAGGGCGGGCAGGGCCATGTACGCGGCGAAGCTGGCGTAGGACAGGCCGGACGCGCCCTGGATGAGCATGTTCTGCGGGTTGCCGGTGAACGTGGCCACCGAGCCGCTGTTGCTCCCCATGCAGACGGCCAGCAGGTACGGCGCGGGCGGCAGGCGCGCAGCCTCCACGGTGGCCAACACCAGCGGCGTGAGCATCAAACACACGGTGTCATTCACCAGGAACGCGGACAGCCCGGCCGAGATGAACGTCACCGCGAGCAAGAGCTTCCGGGGCGTGTGGGCGTGTTTCACGGCCCAGGCCCCCGCGGTGCGGAAGACGGCCGCCTGCGACATGTAGGCGGCCAGCAACATCATGCCCAGCAGCAGGACGATGGTGTCCGCGTCGATGGCGTGCCGCTCTGGATTGTCGCTGTAGTTGTAGACCTCGTCGGACGTGACGACGCCGCAGACGACCATGAGCACGGCGCCCAACAGCGCGCCGCCGGGGCGGTCCAGCTTCAGGTACGGAAGACGCGCACCGGCGATGAAGACGTAGGTGAACAGGAAGATGGCGAGGGCCACGGCGCGGCACAGTAGTGCAGGACCTTCCAGGCCGCCCCGTCATGTTTTTCGCTGGAGGTCAAACAAATGAACAGCGCTCTCGCGTTGTTTGGTCCGGTACACGTCTGTACAGTGCCCGCCCCATGAAGCCAGAGAAGGAACCGGGCGCTTTCGGAGGGGCCCGCCGCACGCCGTGGAACGCCCCCAGTGGACTGGACTCCGTCCTGGACGGATGGAAGGCGGACCGGCGGCTCTGGTCCTGCTTCGCGTTGGACGAGAAGACCCCCGCGCGCCCCGGCGCCTTCGCGCCCATTCCGGAGGAAGTGGCGCCGCAGGTGCGCGAGGCGCTCCACCAGCGCGGCATCACCCAGCTCTTCTCCCATCAAGCGGAGGCGTACCGGCTGGTGCGTGACGGGCGCAGCATCGTCATCGCCACGCCCACCGCCTCGGGAAAGAGCCTCTGCTACAACCTGCCGCTGCTGGACCGCTTCGCCCACGAGCCCCAGGCCCGGGCCCTGTACCTGTTTCCCACCAAGGCCCTGTCGCGCGACCAGGAGGAGTCCCTCCGCGCGTTCATGCGCGAGGCGGGGCTGTCCCATGGCGCCATCACCTTCGACGGTGACACGCCCGCGGATGCGCGGCGGGCGGCCCGGGAGCGCAGCGGGGTGCTGCTCACCAACCCGGACATGCTGCACACGGGCATCCTCCCGCACCACGCGAGCTGGGCGCGATTGTTCTCCAACCTGCGCTACGTCGTCATCGACGAGCTGCACACGTACCGCGGCGTCTTCGGCTCGCACCTGGCCAACGTGCTGCGCCGGCTCCAGCGGGTGGCGCGTTTCCATGGCGCGGACCCGGTGTTCATCGCGGCGTCCGCCACCATCGGCAACCCGGAGGCGCACGCGCGGCGGATGCTCGGGCGCGAGGTGTCGCTGGTGTCGGAGAGCGGCGCGCCTTCGGGCGAGCGGCGCGTGATGGTGTTCAACCCGCCCGTGTTGAATCCCGAGCTGGGCATCCGCGCCAGCTACCTGAAGACGGCGGTGCGGCTGACGGCGGACCTGGTGCGCGCGGGCGTGTCCACGCTGCTGTTCGGCCAGTCGCGCAACAACATCGAGGTGATGCTCAAGTACCTCCGCGACCGCTTCGTCGAGGAGAAGCTGGACCCGTCCCTCATCCAGGGCTACCGCGGCGGCTACCTGCCGGGCACGCGACGCGCGACGGAGGCGGCGCTGCGCGCGGGCGAGGTCCGGTGCGTGGTGGCGACCAACGCGTTGGAGCTGGGCATCGACATCGGCTCGCTGGACGCGGTGGTGTGCGCGGGCTACCCGGGCTCCGTGGCCGCGCTGATGCAGCGCTTCGGTCGGGCAGGGCGCCGGGGTGCGGGCAGCCTGGCGTTGCTCGTGACGTCGAGCGCGCCGTTGGACCAGTACCTCGCTGGAGACCCGCGCTTCCTCGTGGGCTCACCGGTGGAGCACGCGCGCATCGACCCGGACAACGTGGAGATTCTCGTTCAGCACCTCAAGTGCGCGTCGTTCGAGCTGCCCTTCGAAGAGGGGGAGCCTTTCGGGGATGTGCCACCCGAGTCGACCGCAGAGGCGCTGGGCTTCCTCGCGCAGCACGAGGTGGTGCATCCGACCATCGGCGAGACGGGCCGCCGCGTGTTTCATTGGTCCACGGATGCGTACCCGGCGAACCACGTGTCCCTGCGCAGCGTGGGCTGGGACAACGTGGTCATCATCGAGAAGGGGACGGATAGGACCTTGGCGGAGATGGACTTCCGCTCGGCGCACACGATGCTGCACGAGCAGGCCATCTACCAACACGAGGCCGAGCAGTATCAAGTCGAACGCTTCGACTACGAGAACCACAAGGCCTACGTGCGGAAGGTGGCGCCGGACTACTTCACCGACGCGATGACCTACGTGCGGGTCCACGCCATCCAGGAGGACCATTCCGCGCCCATGGGGCCCGACCTGCAGGCGGGCATGGGCGAGGTGAGCGTCATCGAGAAGGTCGTGGGGTACAAGAAGATCAAGTACCACACCCATGAGAACGTCGGTTACGGCGAGGTGGCGCTGCCGGAGATGCAGATGCACACCGCCGCGCTCTGGTTGACGGTGCCGGAGGCGGTGGTTCGGTCGATGCGCGCGCCGCGCCCCGCGGTCATCGACGCGCTTCGTGGCATCACCACGGCGCTGCGGACGGTGGCGTGCGTGGGGCTGATGATCGACCCCAGGGACTTGGGCAAGACGCTCGGCAGCCGGGACGACGCGGAGGGACCGCCGCGCAAGGACGGGGGCGTGGGCTTCGACCCCACCATCTTCCTGTACGACAACGTGCCCGGCGGCGTGGGGCTGGCGGCACGGCTGTATGACCAGCGCGACGAACTGCTGAACCGCGCGCGCCGGCTGCTGGAGTCGTGCGCGTGCGAGGACGGATGCCCCGCGTGCATCGGCCCCGCGACGGGCACGTTGCCGGGACAGGCGCCCGTGGACCCGCATCCGCGCAAGCGGCTGGGGCTCGAAGTCCTGTCGGCATTGGGCATCGCGGGGATGCAGTAGCAGGGAGGCGCGGTCGTGGACCTGAAGCGCAAGCTGTCGCGCCTGACGAGCGTGGGACCTGGGGGCAAGGCCCCCTCGCGCCCCGCCGTGCCCGCACCCACGTCCGAGCCCGCCGCTGGCACGTCATCGGTCGCGGGCGAACCATCTTCGCTTCGAGCCCAGACCTCCTTGGATGAAGCGGGGCAGCGGGCGCCATCGGAATCCGGCAGCCATGGCGGCGAAGGCGCGGAGAACCTGCGCCCAACGGACGCCGCCCCCCACGGCACGGCCGCACGGAACGTGGCACAGGGGGCCGGCCTCGTCGGGAACCCCTTCGCAACGCAGACGCTCGAGGGCACGGCGCCCCTCCGTGTGCCTTCAAGCGCGGAGACCTCGCCCGAAGTTTCCCAGAGCCGGGACGCGGCGCTCCGTGCGTCGACGTCGGCGGCCCTCGAAGCGACGCCGTCCTCACCGGCAGCGCGCGACCCACGGGTCGATGCCCTGCGCCGGATGCTGTCGGACTGGTCCGAGCGCCAGGAGCTCGCGGCGGCACGCAGGGGCGCCACGCCCGCGCCGCCCCGGGGACCGCTGCCCGTGGAGGCGCGGACCACGACGTACGGGACGGTCCACGTCTCCGAGCGCATCCATCCGCCCGACCACCGCCACGGCTCCGCGCCCGTGGCGGCTGCGCTGGACGTGGAGGGCTCGCTCGTGGCGAGCCTCGCGCTGCACGCCGACCTGGCCGGCGTGGACTACCAGCGGATGCTCTTCCTCGACACGGAGACCACGGGGCTCGCGGGCGGCACGGGCACGGTGCCGTTCCTCGTGGGCCTGGCCTGGTTCGAGGGGCGCTCGCTCAAGGTGCACCAGCTCTTCCTGCGGCGCCTGGGGGAAGAGGGGCCCATGCTCCGGGCGCTCGCCGAGCGCATGGCGGCCTCCTCCTGCCTCGTCACGTTCAACGGCAAGAGCTTCGACTGGCCGCTGCTGCGAACGCGCTTCGTCCTCAACCGCGTCGCCGCGCCCGCGGAGCTGCCGCACCTGGACCTGCTCCACTGCGCCCGCCGCGTCTTCAAACACCGGGGCGCCGGAACCCGGCTGGTCCACCTGGAGGACCAGGTCCTGGGCTTCCGCCGGGTGGACGACGTGGACGGCTCGCAGATTCCGGAGCTGTATTTCCGCTACCTGCGCGGCGGTGACGGCTCGGCGCTGACGCCGGTGCTGGAGCACAACATCAACGACCTGTTGCTCCTGGCGGCCCTGCTCGGCGAGCTGGTGCGCCGCTTCCGGGCCGGGGGCGAGGGGGCGGCCGTTCCCCGGAGCGAGGACCCTCGGGACCTGCTGGGCTTCGCGGGCGTGGCGCTCCGGGCACGCGACTACGAACGGGCCCAGGCCTTTGCCCGGGCCGCTGCGGCGGGGGACCGCGGCGCGGTGGGCATCGAGGCGCTGGCGCTGGCCTCCCGGCTGTCCCGCAAGGCGGGGGATGCCCCGTCCGCGGCCACGCACCTGCACCGGGCGCTCGAGGCGGCCCGGGGCTTCCAGGCAGCGACCCTGCACCTCGACCTCTCCAAGCTGTACGAGCACGCCCTCAAGGACCTCGCGAAGGCGCTGCACCACGCGAAGCTGTCCAAGGCGGCGGAGACACCCCCGGACCATCAGCGCCGCGTCGTCCGGCTGGAGGCGCGAATCGCCCGGAGCACCCGGACGCCCGCGCTGGACCTGCGAATGGGGCTGGGCAGCCCCCGGTCGGGGACCTGAGCGTTCCGGGTTGCCACCTCCCTGGAATCGGACAGTCGGGCAGGGCGGGCTGCTCGCTCCATTGTCAGACGGGCACAACATTGAGGCATGCGCCACGGCCGTGCGCTATGAGGGCCCCATGAAAATTACCAAGGACAGCGTTGTCTCCATCGATTACCGCCTGCACCTCGGCGACGGCGAGGCCGTGGACGAGAGCGACCCGGGAGAGCCGCTCGTCTATCTGCAGGGCCATGACGAAATCGTTCCCGGCCTGGAGAAGGCCCTCGAGGGCAAGGCGCGTGGCGACACCCTCAAGGTGACGGTGACCCCGGACGAGGGCTACGGCGACTACGACCCGGAAGGCATCGAGGAAGTTCCCAAGACGGAGTTCCCCGAGGGCCTGGAGATGGTCGCCGGCGGCGTGCTCAGCGCCACGGACCCGGACGGCGACGAGGTGGACTTCATCATCAAGGAAGTGAAGGCCGACACGGTGATGGTGGACTTCAACCACCCGCTGGCGGGCAAGACGCTCCACTTCGAGGTCACCGTGCGCGACGTGCGCGAGGCGACGAAGGAAGAGCTGGAGCACGGCCACGCCCACGGTCCGCACGACGACCACGAACACTGAGTCCCGTAGCGTAGGCGGGCCCTGACTCGGGGCCTGCCTCGCGGTTCCTCGCCGGGCGGGGCGGTGTTCAGCCCGCCGCCCGGCGACCCCCACGGCTATCCGCCGAGGATGTCGGACGTGAAGGCGAAGCCCGCGATCATGTAGGGCACCAGGCCCACCCGGTTCGGGTGCTTCAGGTACCAGGACGCGTGCACCAGCAGCGTGGGCTTGTTGAACGCGGTGCCCTCGC
This genomic window from Myxococcus hansupus contains:
- a CDS encoding FKBP-type peptidyl-prolyl cis-trans isomerase: MKITKDSVVSIDYRLHLGDGEAVDESDPGEPLVYLQGHDEIVPGLEKALEGKARGDTLKVTVTPDEGYGDYDPEGIEEVPKTEFPEGLEMVAGGVLSATDPDGDEVDFIIKEVKADTVMVDFNHPLAGKTLHFEVTVRDVREATKEELEHGHAHGPHDDHEH